The following are from one region of the Streptomyces fradiae genome:
- a CDS encoding acyl-CoA dehydrogenase family protein — protein sequence MHLEYTPAQHRLRAELRAYFAELVPEDVHARYADPASQKRFYRETVRRLGADGWLGVGWPTEYGGRGLTPMEQFIFFDEAAQAGVPLPLMALNTVGPTIMQFGTDEQKASFLPKILSGEIDFAIGYSEPDAGTDLAALKTRAVREGDEITGHYTVDGQKIWTTNGDTADWVWLAVRTDPAAPPHKGITMLLVPTSDPGYSCTLINTLASHDTTASYYENVRVPCSRRVGEENKGWRLITNQLNHERVTLAAHGTMAIRALHDVQRWAADTKLADGRRVLDLGWVRRTLARTHARLDAMKLLNWQMVNAVQHGTLTPQDASAVKVYGSEARRDAYAALMEVTGAAGALKEGSAGAVLHGELERGYRSAVIFTFGGGNNEIQREIISWIGLGMPRVRR from the coding sequence ATGCACCTCGAGTACACGCCCGCCCAGCACCGCCTCCGCGCCGAGCTGCGCGCGTACTTCGCCGAGCTGGTCCCCGAGGACGTGCACGCCCGGTATGCCGACCCCGCCTCCCAGAAGCGCTTCTACCGCGAGACCGTGCGCCGGCTCGGCGCCGACGGCTGGCTGGGGGTCGGCTGGCCCACCGAGTACGGCGGGCGCGGCCTGACCCCGATGGAACAGTTCATCTTCTTCGACGAGGCCGCCCAGGCCGGCGTGCCGCTGCCGCTGATGGCCCTGAACACCGTCGGGCCGACGATCATGCAGTTCGGCACGGACGAGCAGAAGGCCTCCTTCCTGCCGAAGATCCTCTCCGGCGAGATCGACTTCGCGATCGGCTACAGCGAGCCCGACGCCGGCACCGACCTCGCCGCGCTCAAGACCCGGGCCGTCCGCGAGGGCGACGAGATCACCGGGCACTACACGGTCGACGGGCAGAAGATCTGGACCACCAACGGCGACACCGCCGACTGGGTCTGGCTCGCCGTCCGCACCGACCCGGCCGCCCCGCCGCACAAGGGCATCACCATGCTGCTGGTGCCGACCAGCGACCCCGGCTACTCCTGCACCCTCATCAACACCCTCGCCTCCCACGACACCACCGCGAGCTACTACGAGAACGTCCGCGTCCCCTGCTCGCGCCGGGTCGGCGAGGAGAACAAGGGCTGGCGGCTGATCACCAACCAGCTCAACCACGAGCGCGTCACGCTCGCCGCCCACGGCACCATGGCCATTCGCGCCCTCCACGACGTCCAGCGCTGGGCCGCCGACACCAAACTCGCCGACGGCCGTCGCGTCCTCGACCTCGGCTGGGTCCGCCGCACCCTGGCCCGCACCCACGCCCGCCTCGACGCGATGAAACTCCTCAACTGGCAGATGGTGAACGCCGTCCAGCACGGCACCCTCACCCCCCAGGACGCCTCCGCCGTCAAGGTCTACGGCTCCGAGGCCCGCCGCGACGCCTACGCCGCCCTCATGGAGGTCACCGGCGCGGCCGGCGCACTCAAGGAGGGCTCCGCCGGCGCGGTCCTCCACGGCGAACTCGAACGCGGCTACCGCTCCGCCGTCATCTTCACCTTCGGCGGCGGCAACAACGAGATCCAGCGCGAGATCATCTCCTGGATCGGCCTGGGCATGCCCCGCGTCCGCCGCTGA
- a CDS encoding siderophore-interacting protein, with protein MTTQRRDTAFPLRRVRVTGVRAVTPRMVRVTLGDPSLTGAPLDRPDAQVKLYFPRPGQPEPELPSPDPGGDVMRWYGAFAAIPEERRPWMRSYTVRAHDAEAGTVDIDFHLHGGGGADGPATRWARGARVGDVLGMFGPSDLFAAPVDPGSGDWALLVADACALPALATVVRALPPGHRAVAFVQVAGPEERQPLPTAGDLTVHWLYGEGPGPAVSAVRAAGGLPAGAPYAWLAGEAGAVRALRRHLVAERGTDRRAIDFAGYWRRRLTQDDAPTPEDLAEARERLALHAERAPGPAGPPPVR; from the coding sequence ATGACGACACAACGCCGCGACACCGCCTTCCCCCTGCGCCGGGTGCGGGTGACGGGCGTCCGCGCGGTCACCCCGCGGATGGTACGGGTCACCCTCGGCGACCCGTCGCTGACCGGCGCGCCGCTCGACCGGCCCGACGCGCAGGTGAAGCTGTACTTCCCGCGCCCGGGGCAGCCGGAGCCGGAGCTGCCGTCGCCGGACCCGGGCGGGGACGTGATGCGCTGGTACGGGGCCTTCGCGGCGATCCCGGAGGAGCGGCGGCCGTGGATGCGGAGCTACACGGTCCGGGCGCACGACGCGGAGGCCGGGACCGTCGACATCGACTTCCACCTCCATGGGGGTGGTGGCGCGGACGGGCCGGCGACACGGTGGGCGCGGGGTGCGCGGGTCGGGGACGTACTGGGGATGTTCGGGCCGTCGGACCTGTTCGCCGCGCCCGTCGACCCGGGGTCCGGCGACTGGGCGCTGCTCGTCGCCGACGCCTGCGCGCTGCCCGCCCTGGCCACGGTCGTCCGGGCCCTGCCGCCCGGGCACCGGGCCGTCGCCTTCGTCCAGGTCGCCGGGCCGGAGGAGCGGCAGCCGCTGCCGACGGCCGGGGACCTGACCGTGCACTGGCTGTACGGGGAGGGGCCCGGGCCCGCGGTGTCGGCGGTACGGGCGGCGGGCGGGCTGCCGGCGGGCGCGCCGTACGCGTGGCTGGCCGGCGAGGCCGGGGCCGTACGGGCACTGCGGCGGCACCTGGTCGCGGAGCGCGGGACCGACCGGCGGGCCATCGACTTCGCCGGGTACTGGCGCCGCCGCCTCACTCAGGACGACGCGCCGACCCCGGAGGACCTGGCGGAGGCCCGGGAACGGCTCGCGCTGCACGCCGAGCGGGCTCCCGGACCCGCC